A single window of uncultured Methanospirillum sp. DNA harbors:
- the scmF gene encoding SynChlorMet cassette radical SAM/SPASM protein ScmF, whose amino-acid sequence MEKAESIKTEVKKTIPPLKTLYFYLTGDCNMACRHCWIAPTFENSDRSQMYLPFELFTKVVREGKEMGISGIKLTGGEPFIHPDIINILQFIRDNELTLTIESNGVALTPNLADLIRSCRRPFISISIDGSRESHEWMRGVKGSFERVSQGVRCLVETGVHPQVIMAVSKRNQHEIAVLARYAQDLGACSVKYNFVTPTSRGETMGEEDGVIPVSEQVSLARWIKDDLQKEMKIDLMTNLPMAFSGLSSILGPQGNCGRCGIFSIVGILSDGRYALCGIGTSISELCFGHVSTDSLKNIWEETGVLGTIRNSLPKDLKGICSHCLVKKICLGHCIANNYYTYRDLMAGHKFCEEAFREGVFPMTRYCEGGVE is encoded by the coding sequence ATGGAAAAAGCTGAATCAATCAAAACAGAAGTCAAAAAGACAATACCTCCGTTAAAGACACTGTACTTTTACCTTACCGGTGACTGCAATATGGCATGTCGTCACTGCTGGATAGCTCCGACGTTTGAAAACTCAGATCGATCGCAGATGTATCTGCCATTCGAACTCTTTACAAAGGTTGTTCGCGAAGGGAAGGAGATGGGAATATCTGGGATTAAACTGACAGGTGGCGAGCCTTTCATACATCCTGATATCATCAATATCCTCCAGTTTATCCGGGATAATGAACTTACCCTTACTATCGAGTCCAACGGGGTTGCACTGACACCAAATCTTGCTGATCTAATCCGTTCATGCAGACGGCCATTCATCTCAATCAGTATCGACGGTTCACGGGAGAGTCATGAATGGATGAGGGGAGTAAAAGGCTCGTTCGAACGGGTCTCACAAGGTGTCCGCTGCCTTGTTGAAACCGGCGTTCACCCCCAGGTGATAATGGCTGTTTCCAAACGTAATCAGCACGAGATAGCGGTACTCGCCAGATATGCCCAGGATCTTGGAGCCTGTTCAGTAAAGTACAACTTCGTCACCCCTACATCACGAGGAGAGACAATGGGGGAGGAAGACGGTGTTATCCCTGTTTCTGAACAGGTATCCCTTGCCCGGTGGATCAAAGATGATCTTCAGAAAGAGATGAAGATTGATCTCATGACCAACCTTCCGATGGCATTTAGCGGGCTGTCATCAATCCTTGGCCCACAGGGAAATTGCGGACGATGCGGTATCTTCTCGATTGTCGGTATCCTTTCAGACGGGAGGTATGCCCTTTGTGGCATCGGGACAAGTATCTCTGAACTCTGCTTTGGTCATGTATCAACAGATTCCCTGAAGAATATATGGGAGGAGACTGGGGTCCTGGGTACAATCCGGAACAGTCTTCCCAAAGATCTGAAAGGTATCTGCTCACACTGTCTGGTCAAAAAAATCTGCCTCGGCCATTGTATTGCAAATAATTACTATACATACAGGGATCTGATGGCCGGGCATAAATTCTGCGAGGAAGCATTCAGGGAAGGTGTTTTCCCGATGACACGATATTGTGAAGGCGGGGTAGAGTAA
- a CDS encoding OsmC family protein: MTLNNIDLSQIDAYEAEIKINRDEAKFTTKLEGAWCFEEGGPQFTANAKVKNGVVSFSLSHPNFAGPGPCPSPMSFGLFWIAGCASATFMSSAEKKNIKISSLKTTIEADLNYLQQFNLSDEPLVSAYRIVFSVRSDASEEEIEELRLAALNGCMAMYTVRNAVPLDLSVKKE; this comes from the coding sequence ATGACCTTGAATAATATTGATCTATCACAGATTGATGCCTATGAGGCAGAAATCAAAATAAATCGCGATGAAGCTAAGTTTACAACAAAATTGGAAGGGGCATGGTGCTTTGAAGAGGGTGGCCCTCAGTTCACAGCAAATGCAAAGGTAAAAAATGGCGTAGTATCCTTCTCTCTTTCACATCCTAATTTTGCCGGGCCCGGACCATGCCCAAGTCCGATGTCATTTGGGCTATTCTGGATTGCCGGTTGCGCAAGTGCGACATTCATGTCTTCTGCTGAGAAGAAGAATATCAAAATCTCTTCCCTGAAGACAACGATAGAGGCTGATCTCAACTATCTGCAGCAGTTCAACCTTTCTGATGAACCACTGGTGTCGGCTTATCGTATTGTATTCTCTGTACGTTCTGATGCATCAGAAGAAGAGATTGAAGAGTTACGCCTCGCAGCTCTGAATGGATGTATGGCGATGTATACCGTTCGAAATGCAGTTCCTCTCGATCTTTCTGTGAAAAAGGAGTAA
- a CDS encoding YeeE/YedE thiosulfate transporter family protein, with the protein MKLSGSCLEGKNGPFILGVIIGVLAAVVQGLTISAGGPEAYGFCALCHTRDLVNGLLNIGLGTNLGLAAVSKAAVLPVMSMVGVLIGGFVAAKLSREYRVKSASVKDIIIYFIGGVLLMQFGLLLGACPYRAAIRFAYGDLVALVGIIGIVIGVWISLYLIQRSSRGGV; encoded by the coding sequence ATGAAATTATCTGGAAGTTGCCTTGAAGGCAAGAATGGCCCATTCATCCTGGGAGTTATTATCGGAGTCCTTGCAGCAGTTGTTCAGGGATTGACAATTTCTGCAGGAGGTCCTGAGGCGTATGGGTTTTGTGCTCTCTGCCACACCCGTGATCTCGTGAACGGGTTGCTCAACATCGGGTTAGGCACTAACCTTGGTCTTGCTGCGGTATCAAAAGCTGCTGTCCTTCCGGTGATGAGCATGGTTGGAGTACTTATCGGGGGATTTGTCGCAGCAAAGCTGAGTCGGGAATACCGGGTCAAGTCTGCATCGGTAAAGGATATTATCATCTACTTCATTGGTGGCGTTCTCCTGATGCAGTTCGGGCTTCTCCTTGGAGCATGTCCATACCGGGCAGCAATCAGATTCGCGTATGGGGATCTTGTCGCCCTGGTTGGGATTATTGGTATTGTCATAGGAGTGTGGATATCCCTGTATCTCATTCAGCGATCTTCCAGGGGAGGTGTTTAA
- a CDS encoding YeeE/YedE thiosulfate transporter family protein, whose amino-acid sequence MAGWISKDLAVILVPIITLIVGCIIGYLAQRTGFCAIGGFRDYILFRHTRLLKGFFSIIISAFVAYLLLHAITAGAFEHFPWALTSGILSPVPGAPADLSAAAYLILALIGGIGMGVIGVYLGGCPLRQFVMTTEGNMKSLWFVVGMAVGSVLFYLITMGLVKGILKIAGL is encoded by the coding sequence ATGGCAGGATGGATCTCCAAGGACCTTGCTGTAATACTTGTCCCGATCATAACGCTCATTGTCGGGTGTATTATTGGATACCTTGCACAGAGAACAGGTTTCTGTGCAATTGGAGGATTCAGGGATTACATTCTCTTCAGACATACGCGGCTTCTGAAAGGATTTTTCTCAATAATTATCAGTGCATTTGTCGCGTACCTGCTCCTGCATGCTATTACTGCAGGTGCTTTTGAACACTTTCCCTGGGCATTAACGAGTGGCATCCTCTCACCAGTCCCGGGAGCCCCAGCTGATCTTTCAGCAGCTGCATATCTGATCCTTGCCCTGATTGGTGGAATTGGAATGGGAGTTATTGGAGTATATCTTGGTGGTTGCCCGCTTCGTCAGTTTGTGATGACAACCGAAGGAAATATGAAGTCACTCTGGTTTGTTGTGGGCATGGCCGTAGGGAGTGTGCTTTTTTATCTCATCACTATGGGACT